The Apostichopus japonicus isolate 1M-3 chromosome 6, ASM3797524v1, whole genome shotgun sequence genome contains a region encoding:
- the LOC139968866 gene encoding adenosine kinase-like isoform X2, giving the protein MTVGESVIVAIGNALLDITASGSKELLDRYGLNANNSIMAEEEHLPLFEELSNNNCPVVYSPGGGSQNTIRMAQWILAEPKSCVFFGCIGRDKFGQIIQQQMEELGVHANYLLEEDHPTGTCASIVTGNERSLVANLAAANCYKKDHLMKAENWNHVEKSKLIYVAGFHLTVAPDAIVALGRHAAEKNKIFSFNLSAPYLCEDCMDQILSVMPFVDYLFGNETDFASFGKEQNMGTEDLKEIALKAAVLRKENTKRQRTVIITRGHLPTLVAYDGVVTEYPVKAVNEEDIVDTNGAGDCFVGGFLSQLVQGKDIKDCILIANYCASYIIQKSGVTFDEKPNLPK; this is encoded by the exons ATATGGCCTTAATGCCAACAATTCTATTATGGCAGAAGAGGAGCACTTACCTTTATTTGAGGAACTCAGTAACAACAACTGCCCAGTGGTGTACTCTCCTGGAGGTGGTAGTCAAAATACCATCAGGATGGCCCAG TGGATATTAGCTGAACCCAAATCATGCGTTTTCTTTGGTTGCATCGGGAGGGACAAGTTCGGTCAGATTATTCAACAGCAAATGGAGGAATTGGGTGTTCACGCTAATTACCTTCTTGAGGAAGATCATCCAACCGGTACTTGTGCATCCATAGTAACAGGGAATGAGAG ATCGTTAGTAGCGAATCTTGCAGCAGCTAATTGCTACAAGAAAGACCACCTGATGAAGGCTGAGAATTGGAATCATGTGGAGAAATCTAAACTCATATATGTAGCA GGTTTCCATCTAACAGTGGCCCCGGATGCGATAGTAGCTCTGGGCAGACATGCAGCcgaaaagaacaaaatattcTCCTTTAACCTTTCCGCGCCATACCTCTGTGAAGATTGCATGGACCAAATCCTGTCAGTTATGccttttgtggattacttgttTGGAAATGAAACA GATTTTGCTTCCTTTGGGAAAGAACAAAACATGGGG ACGGAAGATCTCAAGGAAATTGCTCTGAAGGCAGCAGTACTACGCAAAGAAAATACCAAACGACAGAGAACTGTTATCATCACACGAGGCCATTTACCGACGCTTGTCGCATATG ATGGGGTGGTGACGGAGTACCCTGTCAAAGCTGTTAACGAAGAAGACATTGTGGACACCAATGGAGCTGGCGATTGCTTTGTTGGAG GTTTTCTCTCACAACTGGTCCAAGGCAAAGATATCAAAGATTGCATTCTCATCGCTAACTACTGTGCCAGTTACATCATCCAAAAATCTGGAGTGACATTTGACGAGAAGCCAAATTTACCCAAATAG
- the LOC139968868 gene encoding phenazine biosynthesis-like domain-containing protein has translation MKTFELYFVDAFASKPFTGNPAAVCLVEYEGGLSEDEKQKIATEMNQAETAFIQLLNPGDTFEKASKFKLQWFTPVMEVNLCGHATLASSATLFRVKGNNNDSIKFQTRSGRLIAKKKGDCIAINLPINRCNSELPQDTDEIVQLVVGAHKPIDVQFAPGANSEILVRLPDDVSRTEFEAICPDMHGLLQVYNFKGAPGVILTVKGNKDTGAVDEGGRPFDFLSRYFDPWNGIPEDPVTGAAHCVLAAYWQKILGKETFYARQCSKRGGNLEVCILDGDRVELAGTVAVIFKGTIRL, from the exons ATGAAAACCTTTGAGCTGTATTTTGTTGATGCCTTCGCATCTAAGCCTTTTACGGGCAATCCTGCAGCAGTCTGCCTAGTGGAATATGAG ggTGGCTTAAGTGAAGATGAAAAGCAGAAAATTGCAACTGAAATGAACCAAGCAGAGACTGCATTCATCCAGCTATTAAACCCAGGAGATACATTTGAAAAAG CATCCAAGTTCAAGCTGCAATGGTTCACACCTGTAATGGAAGTAAACCTTTGTGGACATGCTACTTTGGCTTCCTCAGCTACCCTGtttagggtcaaag GGAACAACAATGATTCCATTAAGTTCCAAACAAGGAGTGGCCGGTTGATTGCAAAGAAAAAAGGAGACTGCATTGCCATTAATTTACCGATTAACCGATGCAACTCTGAG ctTCCTCAGGACACAgatgaaatagtccaa ttggTCGTAGGAGCACACAAACCTATAGACGTTCAGTTTGCACCTGGAGCCAACTCCGAAATCCTTGTTCGCCTTCCCGATGATGTCTCCAG AACAGAGTTTGAAGCAATATGCCCTGACATGCATGGGCTTCTTCAGGTTTACAACTTTAAAGGAGCACCTGGAGTAATACTTACAGTGAAGGGTAACAAAGATACTGGAGCAGTGGATGAGGGGGGTAGACCATTTGATTTCTTATCTAGGTACTTCGATCCATGGAATGGTATACCAGAGGATCCTGTTACAG GAGCTGCACACTGTGTACTTGCAGCATACTGGCAGAAAATATTGGGGAAGGAGACCTTTTATG ctCGTCAATGCTCGAAACGAGGAGGGAACCTGGAAGTCTGTATCCTGGATGGTGATAGGGTGGAACTAGCAGGAACCGTTGCTGTCATATTTAAGGGAACCATAAGACTCTGA